A single region of the Anaerohalosphaeraceae bacterium genome encodes:
- a CDS encoding cytochrome c biogenesis protein CcdA: MLNRTHTKAFWGLWSALTAAVLLGSPAAADFFQIYQYELERSSVRFYTDIRDGRPGIVAEFAGTNDLHYYASAKTAPAPGVELKIEISAEGVRFGKPVFPTPSLFREEALNQDVEVFAGNFQIFVPAESGFQTASGPVEITLSGLACTSKLCLTPFRKTFRGVLRPAADSSGLPKLEQITETVSGSVVIPTQPQAESSLAGMLEDWTEDTAGQPTRRSAFFYFLLAIPAGLSINLMPCVLPILPLIILRLIANAKESPARRFALGLAFCGGIILFFAVFAVLAVLIQMTTGAVIDLNSLYRQPNAVIVLFLMLVFFALAFLDVISFTLPPSLAGTQQAAGGILGSVGMGFFAGLLSTPCSGALLGAVLVWAQSQPPAVGSSAIVLMGAGMALPYLVLVSMPRLLDRLPKPGPWMDLMKKTGGFLLLILAVKFTLTALNKDRLINVLLYGVIFAFCVWIWGQWVSVQTPAGRRWTVRAAALLLAVICGFWLLPAEPPAAVNWQPYEAAQIEQALQKGQVVLIKFTADWCTNCKIVERRVYQRPDIAKLLAERNILTVKADTTQADFPASGDLKSVFGEAGNLPVTILLNPENRTLLKLRGIFEPEQLQEAVRRIP, translated from the coding sequence ATGCTGAATCGGACACATACGAAGGCCTTTTGGGGGCTTTGGTCTGCTTTGACAGCCGCCGTCCTGTTGGGCAGCCCTGCGGCGGCGGATTTCTTCCAGATTTATCAATATGAACTGGAGCGTTCGTCCGTGCGGTTTTACACGGACATTCGGGACGGCCGGCCGGGGATTGTCGCGGAATTTGCCGGCACAAACGATTTGCACTACTACGCCTCCGCCAAAACAGCCCCGGCACCGGGAGTGGAACTGAAAATCGAGATTTCCGCTGAGGGAGTCCGCTTCGGCAAACCCGTCTTTCCGACCCCCAGTCTGTTTCGGGAGGAGGCCCTCAATCAGGATGTTGAGGTCTTTGCGGGCAATTTTCAAATTTTTGTGCCGGCTGAGTCGGGGTTTCAAACAGCCTCGGGCCCTGTGGAGATTACGCTCAGCGGTCTGGCCTGCACGAGCAAACTCTGTCTGACGCCGTTCCGCAAAACCTTCCGAGGCGTGCTCCGCCCCGCCGCCGACTCGTCCGGTCTGCCGAAACTGGAGCAAATCACGGAGACGGTTTCCGGCAGCGTGGTTATCCCCACCCAGCCCCAGGCAGAGTCTTCGCTGGCCGGGATGCTGGAGGACTGGACGGAAGATACCGCCGGACAGCCGACTCGCCGGTCGGCTTTCTTTTATTTTCTGCTGGCGATTCCAGCCGGGCTGTCCATCAACCTGATGCCCTGTGTGCTTCCGATTCTCCCGCTGATTATTCTGCGGCTGATTGCCAACGCCAAAGAATCTCCGGCCCGCCGCTTTGCCCTCGGGCTGGCCTTCTGCGGCGGAATCATCCTTTTCTTTGCCGTGTTTGCGGTGCTGGCGGTGCTGATTCAGATGACGACCGGCGCTGTGATTGATCTGAACTCGCTGTATCGGCAGCCGAATGCCGTGATTGTTCTGTTTCTGATGCTGGTGTTTTTTGCGCTGGCGTTTCTGGATGTGATTTCGTTTACGCTGCCGCCTTCGCTGGCCGGCACGCAGCAGGCCGCCGGCGGAATCCTCGGTTCCGTCGGAATGGGCTTCTTTGCCGGACTTTTGAGCACTCCTTGCAGCGGGGCCCTGCTGGGAGCGGTGCTGGTGTGGGCGCAGTCTCAGCCGCCCGCGGTCGGCAGCAGTGCGATTGTTCTGATGGGGGCGGGGATGGCCCTGCCGTATCTGGTGCTGGTGAGCATGCCCAGGCTGCTCGACCGGCTGCCCAAACCGGGGCCCTGGATGGACCTGATGAAAAAGACCGGCGGGTTTCTGCTGCTGATTCTGGCGGTGAAATTCACCCTGACCGCCCTGAACAAAGATCGATTAATCAACGTGCTCCTATACGGAGTCATTTTTGCTTTCTGTGTGTGGATATGGGGACAGTGGGTTTCGGTTCAGACCCCCGCCGGACGGCGATGGACTGTTCGGGCGGCGGCGCTCCTGCTGGCGGTTATATGCGGTTTTTGGCTCCTGCCCGCCGAACCGCCCGCCGCTGTGAACTGGCAGCCCTATGAGGCAGCCCAAATCGAACAGGCTCTTCAGAAAGGGCAAGTTGTTTTGATTAAGTTTACCGCCGACTGGTGCACGAACTGCAAGATTGTGGAGCGCAGGGTCTATCAGCGGCCGGACATCGCCAAACTGCTGGCCGAGCGGAACATCCTGACCGTCAAGGCCGACACCACGCAGGCGGACTTTCCGGCCTCCGGCGACCTCAAAAGCGTCTTCGGCGAGGCCGGCAACCTGCCGGTCACTATTCTGCTCAATCCCGAAAACCGAACACTCCTGAAACTCCGCGGAATTTTTGAACCTGAACAGCTGCAGGAGGCCGTTCGCCGGATTCCTTAA
- a CDS encoding platelet-activating factor acetylhydrolase IB subunit, protein MRRCGWILWAAAVSVLFGCARPQKLNCSQIALGIHPAVAPVPRADEWWTRRHQAILEQIPRMNPQVVFIGDSITHGWENKGKAVWEQYYSSYDALNLGYGGDRTEHVLWRLQNGEIDGIQPKLAVLMIGTNNAAREQYSAEQIADGIRAIVCMLREKLPRTKVLILAIFPRGSDEQRRDKTQDASYNPLWAKNDQVNQMISKLADGRNVFYLDINKAFLNKQGVLTRQVMPDLLHPEEKGYQIWAEAMDPTLKRLLK, encoded by the coding sequence ATGAGACGATGTGGGTGGATTCTTTGGGCGGCGGCTGTCAGTGTTTTGTTCGGTTGTGCCCGGCCGCAGAAACTGAACTGTTCCCAGATTGCCCTCGGGATACATCCGGCCGTTGCGCCGGTGCCGCGTGCGGATGAGTGGTGGACCCGGCGCCATCAGGCGATTCTGGAGCAGATTCCCCGAATGAATCCGCAGGTCGTTTTTATCGGCGACTCCATCACGCACGGCTGGGAAAACAAGGGCAAAGCCGTCTGGGAGCAGTATTACAGTTCCTATGATGCGCTCAATCTGGGCTACGGGGGCGATCGCACAGAGCATGTGCTGTGGCGCCTGCAGAACGGGGAGATTGACGGCATTCAGCCCAAGCTGGCTGTGCTGATGATTGGAACCAACAATGCCGCCCGAGAGCAGTATTCCGCGGAACAGATTGCCGACGGAATTCGGGCGATTGTCTGTATGCTGCGGGAGAAACTCCCCCGCACGAAGGTTTTGATTCTGGCGATTTTCCCGCGCGGCTCCGACGAACAGCGCCGGGACAAAACACAGGACGCCTCCTACAATCCTCTCTGGGCCAAGAACGACCAGGTCAATCAGATGATTTCCAAACTGGCCGACGGACGAAACGTCTTCTATCTGGACATCAACAAGGCCTTTCTTAATAAGCAGGGCGTCCTGACGCGCCAGGTCATGCCCGACCTGCTGCATCCGGAGGAAAAGGGCTATCAAATTTGGGCCGAGGCAATGGACCCGACCTTAAAGCGGCTTTTGAAATAA
- a CDS encoding iron-containing alcohol dehydrogenase, whose protein sequence is MNNFEFYNPVRIVFGKGTIPQVQKYLPEGKKVMVLYGGGSIKRNGVYDQVVHGLKGIQWTEFSGIEPNPLYETCMKAVERIKAEKVEFLLAVGGGSVLDATKFIAAAACYPGKDPWDILTSGGSVVKAALPLADVLTLPATGSEMNCFSVISRKSTQEKLAFGSPHVFPQFSILDPETTYSLPKKQLRNGLVDAFVHVMEQYATYSVNTPLQDRQAEAVVRTLLDAAEDVLSKQDYDSRATFMWAATCALNGTLSRGVIEDWSTHEIGHELTAFFGVDHAESLAIVLPGVWKHQFENKKGKLAQMARRVWHILGGDETSQAKTAIEKTVQFFHSIEMPTRLSDYGITEAGIQKVVERFEQRGTVMGEHQNIRARQVGEILHLCL, encoded by the coding sequence ATGAATAATTTCGAGTTTTACAATCCGGTTCGTATCGTTTTCGGAAAAGGCACCATTCCTCAGGTTCAAAAGTATCTCCCTGAAGGCAAAAAGGTAATGGTGCTGTACGGGGGTGGTTCTATTAAAAGGAATGGGGTCTATGACCAGGTTGTTCATGGGCTAAAGGGGATACAGTGGACAGAGTTTAGCGGCATTGAACCCAATCCGCTTTATGAAACCTGTATGAAGGCCGTGGAAAGAATCAAGGCTGAAAAGGTCGAGTTTCTTCTGGCGGTCGGCGGCGGTTCGGTTTTGGATGCGACAAAGTTTATTGCCGCCGCGGCCTGCTATCCGGGAAAAGACCCCTGGGACATCCTCACCAGCGGCGGCTCCGTTGTCAAAGCCGCTCTTCCTTTGGCGGATGTGCTCACGCTGCCTGCAACCGGCTCCGAGATGAACTGCTTTTCCGTGATTTCCCGAAAAAGCACGCAGGAAAAACTGGCCTTCGGCAGCCCCCACGTCTTCCCGCAGTTTTCGATTCTGGACCCGGAAACCACGTATTCCCTGCCGAAAAAGCAGCTCCGCAACGGTCTGGTCGATGCTTTTGTGCACGTGATGGAGCAGTATGCAACCTACAGCGTGAACACGCCTTTGCAGGACCGACAGGCCGAGGCTGTCGTCCGCACGCTTTTGGACGCGGCGGAGGATGTGCTCAGCAAGCAGGATTATGACAGCCGCGCGACCTTTATGTGGGCGGCCACGTGCGCTCTCAACGGCACGCTCAGCCGCGGCGTAATTGAGGACTGGAGCACCCACGAAATCGGACATGAGCTGACGGCTTTCTTTGGTGTGGACCATGCTGAGTCGCTGGCGATTGTTCTGCCGGGTGTCTGGAAACACCAGTTCGAGAACAAAAAGGGCAAACTGGCCCAGATGGCCCGCCGGGTCTGGCATATTCTCGGCGGGGATGAAACCTCGCAGGCCAAAACGGCTATTGAAAAGACCGTACAGTTCTTCCATTCGATTGAAATGCCGACCCGCTTAAGCGACTACGGCATCACGGAGGCGGGCATTCAAAAGGTCGTAGAGCGGTTTGAGCAGCGAGGCACCGTGATGGGCGAGCACCAGAACATCCGAGCCCGGCAGGTCGGCGAAATCCTTCACCTGTGTCTGTAA
- a CDS encoding asparagine synthase-related protein, whose amino-acid sequence MSLIAGCFCLKEQPKGEVCFEKIKAYSLLLKDSGRPYELIYEKTPQAVLLAKYRQTQPPQLFFGQTQDLLILTLGYHDLSYPPAWAEGLTLEQAAERVQNSQGQFVTILADRRQAQIKIVNNRYATRAFYYLFDGRTLWFASNITFLMHLCGQKARPDPIGILQIACYGHTLSPRTHTQGVRRLFPATCLSASPEGIQEKTYWHLGYEVSEGLEPDSYADEVFEAFEKSVARTMARSLSGFISLSGGMDSRMVAGAAVRYGKWPAFTFSNNTDTLETPDVKVARQVCQRLELEHHVVQMTAEEAFEEADEIVRLCGGLLPFHHPLKGWQKVKWMCRTTGYNIGGGCGDPIAGDYVNSIYQIEPVWTDGLLRLYAQRRRLFAKNELKEIFRSEVLEEAFGPMEEEMVESLRGRRGPTAAHKIAAWSQVYFNAGFTFCGPASTHPDVSGDSPHLGYEYVEKMLRLPADWLYKKNFYHYMITRCLPTLRDIIYANTGQLLSGRMETYRLPWRKKAARAVWQRLPFALTAKLWHHPVSLRPSTVGVFEKDARLHKKMNEILEANAAVREVFEPDGCRRFIAEYAAGQDRFGRSSIGDELFGTLVSLFCWFHHTSS is encoded by the coding sequence ATGAGTTTGATTGCGGGCTGTTTCTGTTTGAAAGAACAGCCGAAAGGAGAGGTTTGTTTCGAAAAAATAAAGGCCTATTCGCTGCTCCTGAAGGACAGCGGAAGGCCGTATGAACTGATTTATGAAAAAACACCGCAGGCGGTTCTGCTGGCCAAATATCGACAGACGCAGCCGCCGCAGCTGTTCTTTGGACAAACACAGGACCTGCTCATTCTGACACTGGGCTATCATGACCTGTCTTATCCGCCGGCCTGGGCAGAAGGATTGACGCTCGAACAGGCAGCCGAACGGGTTCAGAACAGCCAAGGACAGTTCGTTACTATTCTGGCAGACCGGCGGCAGGCACAAATCAAAATCGTTAACAATCGTTACGCAACCAGGGCCTTCTATTATCTGTTTGACGGCCGGACACTCTGGTTTGCCTCCAACATCACCTTTCTGATGCATCTGTGCGGACAAAAAGCCCGTCCGGACCCCATCGGGATTCTGCAGATTGCCTGCTATGGGCACACGCTCAGCCCCCGCACGCACACACAAGGCGTGCGCCGGCTGTTCCCGGCAACCTGCCTTTCTGCATCCCCCGAAGGCATCCAGGAAAAAACCTATTGGCACCTCGGTTATGAGGTTTCCGAAGGATTAGAACCGGATTCCTACGCCGATGAGGTATTTGAGGCCTTTGAAAAATCCGTCGCCCGAACGATGGCCCGCTCCCTGTCCGGATTCATCAGTCTCAGCGGCGGGATGGACAGCCGAATGGTTGCCGGTGCAGCCGTGCGGTACGGCAAATGGCCCGCCTTCACTTTTTCCAACAATACAGACACCCTCGAGACGCCCGATGTTAAGGTGGCCCGCCAGGTCTGTCAGCGGCTCGAACTGGAGCATCACGTCGTCCAGATGACGGCGGAAGAGGCCTTCGAGGAGGCGGATGAAATTGTGCGGCTGTGCGGCGGCCTTCTGCCGTTTCACCATCCCCTCAAGGGCTGGCAAAAAGTGAAATGGATGTGCCGAACCACGGGCTACAACATCGGCGGCGGATGCGGGGACCCTATAGCAGGCGACTATGTCAATTCCATCTATCAGATTGAGCCTGTCTGGACGGACGGGCTGCTGCGGCTGTATGCCCAGCGACGGCGGCTTTTTGCCAAAAACGAGCTGAAGGAAATCTTTCGCAGTGAAGTCCTCGAAGAAGCCTTCGGGCCGATGGAAGAGGAGATGGTCGAATCGCTTCGCGGCCGGCGCGGGCCGACGGCAGCCCATAAAATCGCCGCCTGGTCGCAGGTCTATTTTAATGCGGGCTTTACTTTCTGCGGACCGGCTTCCACGCACCCCGACGTCAGCGGCGACAGCCCGCATCTGGGTTATGAATATGTGGAAAAAATGCTGCGCCTTCCGGCGGACTGGCTCTATAAGAAAAATTTCTATCACTATATGATTACCCGCTGCCTGCCGACGCTGCGAGATATTATCTACGCCAATACAGGACAGCTTTTAAGCGGAAGAATGGAAACCTACCGTCTGCCCTGGAGGAAAAAAGCCGCCCGAGCAGTCTGGCAGCGGCTCCCGTTTGCGCTAACCGCCAAACTCTGGCATCACCCCGTTTCCCTGCGGCCCAGCACGGTCGGCGTTTTTGAAAAAGACGCCCGCCTTCATAAAAAAATGAATGAAATTCTGGAAGCGAATGCGGCCGTTCGGGAGGTGTTTGAGCCGGACGGGTGCCGCCGGTTTATCGCGGAATACGCCGCCGGACAAGACCGATTCGGGCGTTCCAGCATCGGCGATGAACTGTTCGGCACACTCGTATCGCTCTTCTGCTGGTTCCATCATACTTCTTCATAA
- the nth gene encoding endonuclease III, whose product MAPGKKTPVIDKEQARQRVLKIFPILRKTYPDATVSLNYKNPLELLIATILAAQCTDARVNIVTAELFKKYRTPEDYLKVPLEELAEDIRSTGFYNNKAKSIQAACRSILEQFGGKVPDTMEELLQLNGVGRKTANVILGNCFGKPAIICDTHMLRLAKRLGLSNQTDPVKLEFELMEIVPKEKYGGWTQFSHCIVFHGRACCTARKPNCGSCPIARYCPSAGKAV is encoded by the coding sequence GTGGCTCCCGGCAAAAAAACACCCGTCATCGACAAAGAACAGGCGCGTCAGCGGGTCCTGAAGATTTTCCCGATCCTCCGGAAGACCTATCCGGATGCGACGGTTTCGCTGAACTACAAAAACCCGCTGGAGCTTCTGATTGCGACGATTCTGGCGGCCCAGTGCACGGACGCTCGGGTCAATATCGTCACGGCCGAACTGTTCAAAAAGTACCGCACGCCGGAGGATTATCTGAAGGTGCCGCTGGAGGAGCTGGCCGAGGACATCCGCTCAACCGGTTTTTACAACAACAAGGCCAAAAGTATTCAGGCGGCCTGTCGGAGTATTCTCGAACAATTCGGCGGCAAGGTGCCTGACACGATGGAGGAGCTGCTGCAGCTGAACGGCGTCGGACGCAAAACCGCCAACGTGATTCTGGGCAACTGCTTCGGCAAGCCGGCGATTATCTGCGATACCCATATGCTGCGGCTGGCCAAACGGCTGGGGCTGTCCAATCAGACCGACCCGGTCAAGCTCGAGTTTGAACTGATGGAGATTGTGCCGAAGGAAAAATACGGCGGCTGGACGCAGTTCAGCCACTGCATTGTCTTTCACGGACGGGCCTGCTGCACGGCGCGGAAGCCCAACTGCGGCAGCTGCCCGATTGCCCGGTACTGCCCTTCGGCCGGAAAAGCGGTCTGA